Genomic DNA from Salvia miltiorrhiza cultivar Shanhuang (shh) unplaced genomic scaffold, IMPLAD_Smil_shh fragScaff_scaffold_107_1, whole genome shotgun sequence:
ACaacccgggtgtacggtacacccgggtgtacacaAGATTTTGCCTTTCAGTAAATTGTGTAGTAAAATCGAATCCACGATTGGAGTTAAAACGGTTTTGTTTTATTGCAGAGAAAGTTGAAGTCAGAAAGAGGCCGCCTTATCTTGTTTGTGGACCAGAGAATCTtgatgaatttctttcttgaaTACTTCCATTTTCATGTATGGCATTCTTGCATATCCACTCACACACATAAATCAAaagatagaaaaagaaaaaaaaatagaaaatggcGAGTGTGAGTGCAAGCGCAGCATGCTGTTTTCATCAAGCAGCAATGAGCAGCCGCCACAATTGTAAAAAGCTTGTCCCAGTCCAGCACACGGGAAGAAGGGCGAGAATAATGACAAAATGTAGGCGTAGTTTGGGAGACTTCATCGGAGGAGATCTGCTGAAATTGGACATAGGGCAATGGCTGTCGGACGTGGAGGAGCACAAGGCGTTGGCCATCTACTCCCCACACGAGGGGGGCTACGAGGGCCGCTACCTCATCCGCCTGGCCCACCAAGGCTACCACTTCCTCGACCTCTCGGCTCGCGGCCTAGGAGACCCCGAGACCACCCTCACCAAGTTTCACCCCGTCTGCCCTGTAAGCCTACATTTACTCatcaataatttatatcctCACAACTAAATTTATTCTTCATGCTGAATTAAGGGATCCATTAGTAAgattgactttttttttttttttttatgttgtgGGACgtttacatttaaaaattagtttagatagataaaaatagtaagtttaatctattatttaattttaaagattgattaaaattttaggatatctcaatacttatattaattaagttctatgatttgaactaattttacttgatttatatCCCGTTGAAAGGGTGgatgataaaaatatatagcCGATCATGTATCTTACTGATCATGCAATAACGTTCCATTATGAGACGTTTACTCTTGGGATTAGCTTTACCAAATTAAAAGAGTAAGACCAATCTCTTGTACACTAAGATAGATTGGAATTTGGGATATCTCAAGAccctttaattatttatatcatttgagttggttttgcttgattcatatacTATTGAAtgtgagattggagaaatcgaAGTTTTGAGAATAAAAGTACCCAATTATACAAAATAAATGCCCCGTTAATAactaatttttatctttactatCTTAAACCGACTATTTTATTAGGTCACTATGTATAATACTTCATTTGTCCCACTTATAATGACACAATTTTTTTGagcataaaaaatttaagaaaaatgtgTTACAAGAGTGTAAAATGGGTAAAGATAACTTATTTAATGAGTGTAAAGTGGATACAGACCATATTGTATTTTTAGAAAGTGCTATTATAAATGGAACaacctaaaaaggaaattgtgtcATT
This window encodes:
- the LOC131002307 gene encoding NAD(P)H-quinone oxidoreductase subunit N, chloroplastic-like, with the translated sequence MASVSASAACCFHQAAMSSRHNCKKLVPVQHTGRRARIMTKCRRSLGDFIGGDLLKLDIGQWLSDVEEHKALAIYSPHEGGYEGRYLIRLAHQGYHFLDLSARGLGDPETTLTKFHPVCPPHVGKQPIARWYFPPEVDYRLSLLPSDAKGLVVWIIEAKVLSKAELQFLALLPTLRPRVRVLAECGNWRKFMWTPLKDIAGLPATGEKVSTQ